The following coding sequences are from one Haloplasma contractile SSD-17B window:
- a CDS encoding S8 family serine peptidase, which translates to MVKNRIFKSMILAIAFLFGAFLLAPSANAEEMILEPGTAVLYGDYDQESTELTTVIVELNEHSIVEAKHLGITQSEENLEAKRLEVYEEISKFTDEVTIGRKYNYVFSGFSLEVPSNKLMSLRTIPGIKSIFPNRAYTTSDFDEANIVDDVNAEMIYSMPYVGAPEAWSMGYTGEGITVAVLDTGIDYLHPRLQHAFGDYLGYDFIDNDRDPMDEHYHGTHVAGTIAALGFGIAPDVELVAYRVLNEYGSGSTSGIVAAIEQGVIDGVDVMNLSLGSAVNNPDYATSIALDNAMAEGVIAVTSNGNNGRMHNGSGTVGSPGSSREAISVGATKVPMGDELEIIADFSSRGPVYSTWMIKPDVSAPGVGIISTYPGGYYYIASGTSMAAPHVAAAAALVLQAHPEYLTEDVKAALMNTADELIDPKTGEPYPHNAQGAGSIRIVDAIKADTLVTPGSHSFGKFVKESGKEVRGEHFQIKNLSDEAKSYTFDVEFEGDLDAIKLMTSNNTKVEANSTQDVHFNVQVDTSKLAPGYYEGLITVSDGQEVINVPTIIFIQEPDYARINLAGVVPYIDGQYLVYGYLPAGAEHTQIQIYSLNDEGTAITGYVGTPIRATDVPPGYYIEIWDGTVNGEPLPEGKYAVVIWATYEGVTSYALDVFSIY; encoded by the coding sequence ATGGTAAAGAATCGAATCTTTAAAAGTATGATTCTTGCAATTGCATTCCTGTTCGGTGCCTTCTTATTAGCACCTAGCGCAAATGCAGAAGAAATGATCCTAGAACCAGGAACTGCGGTTCTTTATGGGGATTATGACCAAGAATCAACAGAGTTAACAACGGTTATTGTAGAATTAAATGAGCATTCAATCGTGGAGGCTAAGCATTTAGGTATAACTCAATCAGAGGAAAACCTAGAGGCTAAACGTCTTGAAGTCTATGAAGAAATTTCTAAATTTACAGATGAGGTGACTATTGGTCGTAAGTACAATTACGTATTCTCTGGGTTCTCACTAGAAGTACCGTCAAATAAATTGATGAGTTTACGTACAATCCCAGGAATAAAGTCTATTTTCCCAAATCGCGCATACACAACGTCAGATTTTGATGAAGCAAATATTGTTGATGATGTAAATGCTGAAATGATTTATAGTATGCCTTATGTAGGAGCGCCTGAGGCGTGGAGCATGGGGTATACGGGTGAAGGAATTACAGTGGCTGTACTTGATACAGGAATTGACTACTTACATCCTCGCTTACAGCATGCATTTGGTGACTATCTAGGGTATGACTTTATCGATAATGATCGTGACCCTATGGATGAACATTATCACGGAACTCACGTTGCAGGCACAATTGCTGCATTAGGGTTTGGAATTGCACCAGATGTAGAGTTAGTAGCATACCGTGTACTTAACGAGTATGGAAGTGGTTCAACCTCTGGAATTGTAGCTGCAATTGAGCAAGGGGTAATTGATGGTGTAGATGTGATGAACCTTTCATTAGGTTCAGCAGTTAACAATCCTGACTATGCGACGAGTATTGCGCTTGATAATGCAATGGCAGAAGGTGTTATTGCAGTTACATCGAACGGAAACAATGGACGTATGCATAACGGGAGTGGTACCGTCGGGTCTCCAGGTTCATCAAGAGAAGCAATTTCAGTTGGTGCGACAAAAGTACCAATGGGAGATGAATTAGAAATAATTGCTGATTTCTCCTCTCGTGGACCTGTCTATTCAACATGGATGATTAAACCAGATGTATCCGCTCCAGGTGTTGGTATTATCAGTACGTATCCAGGTGGATACTATTATATAGCAAGTGGAACAAGTATGGCAGCGCCGCACGTTGCTGCAGCTGCAGCGTTAGTTTTACAAGCACATCCTGAGTATTTAACAGAGGATGTAAAAGCAGCATTAATGAACACTGCTGATGAGTTAATCGATCCAAAAACTGGCGAGCCTTATCCACATAATGCACAAGGTGCAGGTAGCATTCGCATTGTAGATGCGATAAAAGCAGATACACTTGTGACTCCAGGAAGTCATTCATTTGGCAAGTTTGTAAAAGAAAGCGGTAAAGAAGTTCGTGGCGAGCATTTCCAAATAAAGAACCTATCTGATGAAGCTAAATCCTATACATTTGATGTAGAGTTTGAAGGGGATCTAGATGCAATCAAACTAATGACAAGTAATAACACAAAAGTTGAGGCAAACAGTACACAAGACGTTCACTTTAACGTACAAGTAGATACGTCTAAACTGGCGCCGGGTTACTATGAAGGTTTAATCACAGTATCAGATGGTCAAGAAGTTATTAATGTTCCAACTATCATCTTTATCCAAGAACCAGACTATGCTCGTATAAACCTTGCAGGCGTTGTACCGTATATAGACGGTCAATATTTAGTGTACGGTTATTTACCAGCTGGGGCAGAGCATACTCAAATTCAGATTTACAGCCTCAATGATGAAGGGACTGCTATAACTGGATATGTAGGAACGCCGATAAGAGCTACTGATGTTCCGCCAGGGTATTACATTGAAATTTGGGACGGAACAGTTAATGGTGAACCATTACCAGAAGGAAAGTATGCTGTTGTCATATGGGCAACCTACGAGGGTGTTACCTCATATGCATTAGACGTATTTTCTATTTATTAA
- a CDS encoding non-canonical purine NTP pyrophosphatase, which translates to MKFIYGTRNSAKIHSMRHTLKGMDIEIQGLGKLDLPPIIESGNTPLENARIKAVAYYNALKKPVFSCDSGLYLEEVALDKQPGVHVRRVNGKTLTDEEMITYYSNLAKTYGGKIRAHYQNAICLVINEDLIFQYDGNNLQSEPFYISSTPHKKRVNGFPLNSLSIDLSSGNYYMNLDSLRKDDHLENGFVQFFEQVKANLKTEQREL; encoded by the coding sequence ATGAAGTTCATATACGGAACAAGAAACTCAGCAAAAATTCATAGTATGCGTCACACCCTAAAAGGGATGGACATAGAAATTCAAGGACTTGGGAAACTCGATTTGCCGCCTATTATAGAATCGGGCAATACACCACTCGAAAACGCGCGTATAAAAGCGGTCGCGTACTATAATGCGTTAAAGAAACCCGTTTTTTCATGTGATTCGGGACTTTATCTAGAGGAAGTAGCTTTAGACAAGCAACCAGGCGTTCATGTTAGGCGAGTAAATGGTAAAACACTAACAGATGAAGAGATGATCACCTACTATAGTAATCTTGCTAAAACATATGGCGGCAAAATACGAGCACATTACCAAAATGCGATTTGTCTCGTTATAAATGAAGACTTGATATTTCAATATGATGGAAACAACCTTCAATCAGAACCATTTTATATAAGTTCAACTCCACATAAGAAAAGAGTGAATGGCTTTCCACTCAATTCACTTTCTATCGATCTTTCATCTGGCAACTATTATATGAATTTAGACTCATTACGAAAAGATGATCATCTAGAAAATGGATTTGTACAATTTTTTGAACAGGTAAAAGCTAATCTAAAAACAGAGCAACGCGAATTATAG